One Mycobacterium marseillense DNA window includes the following coding sequences:
- a CDS encoding Hsp20/alpha crystallin family protein: MLVRSDPFRDLDRFTQQVFGTAARPAVMPMDAWRDGEQFVVEFDLPGIDEQSLDLDIERNVVTVRAERPDVDPSREMLATERARGVFTRQLVLGDNLDTDRIDARYDAGVLRLCIPVAEKAKPRKIAVERGDRRQTAISA, from the coding sequence ATGTTGGTTCGTAGCGATCCGTTTCGTGACCTCGATCGCTTCACTCAGCAGGTATTCGGCACCGCGGCGCGTCCGGCCGTGATGCCGATGGACGCCTGGCGCGATGGCGAGCAATTCGTGGTCGAATTTGATCTGCCCGGAATCGATGAACAGTCGCTGGACCTCGACATCGAGCGCAATGTGGTGACGGTGCGCGCCGAACGCCCCGATGTGGACCCAAGCCGGGAAATGCTGGCCACCGAACGGGCGCGTGGGGTGTTCACCCGCCAGCTGGTGCTCGGCGACAATCTCGACACCGACCGTATCGACGCGCGCTATGACGCCGGGGTGCTGAGGTTGTGTATTCCGGTGGCCGAGAAGGCCAAGCCGCGCAAGATCGCCGTCGAGCGCGGAGATAGGCGGCAGACCGCAATCAGCGCGTGA